The following is a genomic window from Halodesulfovibrio marinisediminis DSM 17456.
TCAAGTCTCCAGTGCTGTCGCATTTTATTTGCCGCAGACAGGAGATGTTTTTGCTCCAGTACTGGCTAGTGTGGGACTGACCTTTGGCGCAATATGCTTTTTTATTGGTGCATTCCTGTTGCGAGTTGAGGATGCGATAGATTCTCAAAAATTTATTGGCGGAGATTATGCGCAGTAATTGAGATGAAGGCTCGATAGGCAGGAGGGCTGATGTGCTTTTGCGTGGCGGTCTTCTGAGCGTGTTTATATATAATGATAAGCCCTAATGGTGTAACGGTGAAGGAGAGGGGGGCTGCGGGATAGGGTATGTTGGTAGTAAGTAAAAAAGAAAACGGCAGAGTGAAGTATAGTTAGACTTCACTCTGCCGTTTGTTCTTTATTTTTGTGCTGCTACGATAGAAACTTCTACGAGAAGTTCTGGACGTGCAAGACGGGCTTCAACACAAGCGCGAGCAGGTGCGTGGCCTTCTGGAACCCATGCGTCCCATACTTCGTTCATCTGTGCGAAGTCTTTCATGTCACGAATGTATAAAGTAGCAGAAAGGATATGTTCAATATCACTGCCTGCTTCGGCTAACAGGGCTTCAACTTTAGCGAGCATGTTTTGGGTCTGCTCTTTAATGCCTTCGTCTGCATTATCAGCTACCTGACCGGCAAGGTAAACTACGCCGTTGTTGATAACGATTTTGCTCATGCGGGTGCCGATTTCCATGCGTTTGATATCGCTCATTATACATTCCTTTTTATGCCATGCTTAGTTGCAGGCATGTTATCGTATTTAGAAGAACAGAGGCGTGGACGTCACTGGCTTTTTAAGAGTGTCGAGTGCTGCCTCATAGATAAACTACCTAAAATTACTCCATATTCGGTTCGTGTGAACCGTATGGGAGTGTAACATCTACGGAATATGGTATCTATCTACTCCTCGTAATGAGAAGTAGCCAAGATAGGATGCCAGAAGAATATATTGTCAGTGGCGTTGTTTGCTTCGTTCAAGACAGAGAAGATGTCAACATGTGATTTGTCGACATTTCTTTATTTTTTATTTTCCTACAAGCGAACTTGAAAAAAATACATTGTTTTTTGAGTAGATACAACGTTCAGAATTGAAGAGCTGATGGTTGAGTTGGGTAGAGTGCTTTAAATAGAGAAAAAGAGGGGGCAGGTCAGGTGATAAAATTAAAAAATGGTTTGGGGTTGATCAAACCCCAAAAAAAAGCCCACCTAAAAGGTGGGCTTTGATCGTCGATGCTATAAACTAGTAGCGTGGGCGACGTTCACGAGGCTGAGCTTCGTTTACACGAAGGTCACGGCCCTGGAAGCTGGTACCGTTAAGTGCCTCAATAGCCTGAGTCGCACCGTCAGCATCCATTTCCACGAAGCCAAAACCACGGGAACGATCGGTTTCACGATCTTCGATTACACGAGCAGATGCAACTTCGCCGAATTCAGCAAAAAGGTTGCGAAGGTCTTGGTCAGTACAGCCCCAGGAAAGGTTGCCAACATAAATATTCTTATTCAAAACAAAAAACTCCAAAGAAAGGATTCTCCCCCGCCACAATGTATATTTTGTTCGGGGCGTGTGTGCTGCAACTTCGAGAGAAGCGGGAGCACGATGTAAATACGATTAAAGCACCGTATCCGCGTTAGAGGTATTGGTCAATCGTTTCCTCTCTTTTTTTAGCTTTTCTTGCGAGAAAAAATATAATGCATGGATAAAAAACACTTAAAAATAACCTTCTGTTTTGATTATGAAAAAAAGAACATGGCTTTTTATTGTGTTGGCTTCGTTGAAATAACGCCGAATCAATGTATGCGGTTACAGTGTGGTGGTGCTTGAAGAAAGTTAAGTGTGCCGCATCGTTTTGTTAAAAATAAGTAGTTTCTTATGTGGCAAATTAGATAAGAATTCTATTCGACGGACTAGGTATGATTGAGCTGAAAAAGCTACCGCATGGTGTAGGTGAGCTATTTCTTTTTTGAGTAGGATGGTCTGGTTGGGGTAATGATTCGGGTGGGGCTGCCAGCGATAAGGCAAAAAAAAAGATCATACTTTCGTATGATCTTTTATAAGTGCATGGTGCCCAGGGGGAGACTCGAACTCCCACGGGCGTGGCCCACTACCCCCTCAAGATAGCGTGTCTACCAATTCCACCACCTGGGCACTTAATATGAGCTTCGCTAGTGCGTCGCTCTGAGGCTGCGCTAAGCTGTTCTTCCTCAGCGCGGAAAAGTGTTTATGCGGAACGGCTGTGCTTGGCAAGGCTTTTTTTGCTTTTTTTTTGTTTTTTTTGGAGGTGTAGATAGCTTGAAAGCCGTTTTGTTTGTTTATCTATTTGATTAAATGAGTTTTTTATAGTTTTTGATTAAAATATGTTTTTTATGCTTCAACAAAACATCTAGCTTTTTGTGGTCCATAAAATTAGAGACTTGAGTGATCTTGTTTATTAATTCAAAAAAAGTAGTTTCTTATACGGCAAGATTCTCTATTAGACGTTACACAACTCCCTTGGAGCATTTATATGAAATCAACTCTCTTTCTTGATATTGGTAGCGGAACTCAAGATGTTTTGTATTACCGTGACGATGTGGAATTGGAAAATTGCAGCAAATTTGTGTTGCCTTCTCCCGCTAAGATGATTGCAAAGCGCATTATGGAGCTTACCGAAGCTAAGCGCGACATTTATATGTTCGGTTCAAATATGGGCGGCGGTTTCTTTGGTGCAATGAAAAAACATCTTGATGCCGGACTGCATGTTGCTATCCATCCTGACGCAGCCTACGCGTTGAATGATGATCCAAAGCGTGTAGCTGCTCTTGGTATTACGATCTGTGAAGACTGTCCTTCAGGTTTTGTTCCGATAGAGCTTTGTGACTACAATGCCGGTTGGTGGAGTGCATATCTTGGTATGGCTGGTCTGCCTAATCCTGATGAAGTGATTGTTGCAGCTCAGGATCATGGTGTGCATAAAGAGGAAAGTAATAGAATTGGCCGCTTCCGCATGTGGCAGGAGTTACTTTCCCGTCATGAGGGTGATCCGTATTCATTGTTATATAAGAAACCTGCAGACTCCCTTACTCGTCTGGCAACTATACAAAAGGCTACTGGGGGCGGTTGTGTAGCTGACAGTGCTTCTGCGGCTGTTCTTGGTGCATTGTATGTTCCGGAAGTGGCGCAGCGAAGCTGGCGTACAGGGGTTACCATTGTAAATGTCGGTAACAGCCATATTTCAGCTTTTCTTGTGTATCAGGAAAAGATTCGTGGTGTGTACGAGCATCATACCGGTATGTTGACTCAAGAAGAGTTGCTTCATGACCTTAAAGAGTTTCGTCGTGGCTGGCTTACTGATGACATGGTACGTGATGCTGGTGGTCACGGTTGCATGTACCTTGAATTGCCGGCTGAAGCTGAGGGCTTTTTCCCAACATACTTGCTTGGACCAAAGCGCAGTATTCTGGAAGGACAGGGTGTTTTAATTGCTCCTGGTGGTGATATGATGCTGGCCGGATGCTTTGGCCTGCTTAAAGCTTCGCAGAATATTGAATAAAAATTTAATTTCGACAATGCCGAAATTGACATCGTCTGCTAGGCACGTATAATCCCTCCTCACCTAGAGAATAAGGGGTTGTAGAATGATATACTTTGATCCGGCAGAAGGATGGTCACGGGAAGAAATCGAACAGGCACAGGTTGCCCGCTTACGCACAACTGTAGCTCAGGCTGCTAAGGCTCCAATTTATCGTGAAAGATTTGATGAAATGGGCATTACTCCTGATTCTATTCAGAGTGTTGAAGACGTACGCAAGTTGCCTGTGACAACAAAAGATGATCTTCGCGCCCAGTATCCGGATAAAATGAATACTGTTCCGCGAAAAGATATCGTGCGCATGCATGCATCCAGCGGAACAACAGGTTCTCCGACCGTTATTCATTATACCCAGAGCGATCTTGATAGTTGGTCAGATCTTGTGGCTCGCTGTCTCCATATGGTTGGTGTGCGCCCAGAGCATGTGTTCCAGAATATGACTGGCTACGGTCTGTTCACTGGTGGTCTGGGATTACACTACGGTGCTGAGCGTCTTGGTTGTCTTACCATGCCATCAGGACCGGGGAATACAAAGCGTCAGTTTATGTTAATGAAAGATTTCAACACATATGCTGCGCACATTATTCCTTCTTACGCCTTGTACTTGGGCGCTGCACTGCGCGACATGGGCATGTCGCCAGAAGATTTGCCGCTGGGCATCATCATTACAGGTGCGGAGCCGCATACGGAAGAAGCGCGTCAGCGCATTGAGGAACTTCTCGGTGCGAAGGCATATAACTCATACGGGTTGTCAGAAATGAATGGCCCTGGTGTTGCTTTTGAATGTACAGAACAATACGGAATGCACATTTGGGAAGATGCATTTCTCCCTGAAATCGTGAATCCGGAAACGTTGGAGCCTGTAGCAGAAGGCGAGGTTGGTGAGCTTATTATGACCACCTTATGCCGAACCGGTATGCCAATTATCCGTTACCGAACCAGAGACCTTACTCGATTTATTACCGACGAATGCCCTTGCGGCAGATTGCATAGACGCATTGATCGAATTTTAGGTCGCGCTGACGATATGCTTATTATTAAAGGGGTTAATATTTACCCTATGCAGATCGAACGTGTGCTTATGGAGTTCGATGAAGTAGGCGAGAACTATGTAATTGAGCTTGAGCGTGAGAATTTTATAGACCAGTTGCGGGTAAAAGTGGAAATTAAGGACGAACACTTTGTAGAGGACATGCGTGTCCTTCAGGGACTGCAACGCAAAATAGCTTCACGGCTTTGTAGTGAAATTCTTATCACGCCGCGTGTTGAAATCGTCCAGCACAACAGTCTTCCTAAGGCAGAAGGCAAAGCACAGCGAGTGGTAGATAAACGAGAATAAGGAAAACTGAGTGGAAACAGTTCTTGCAGTTGTTTTTACGGCTCTGATGGTCATGTTTCTTGGCCTTCACTTTTTGAGTATGCCAGCGAACTTCCTGATTATGGGGATGCTGGTTTTATGGAAATTCATGTATCCTGCGCAGTCCGCAGATATGAATACCATGTTCTTTGTGCTTACCGGTGGACTTGTGCTGCTCGGTGAGGCACTGGAATTTATCTCCCAGTTAATGGGCGCTAAAAAGTACGGTGGGACAAAGAAAGGTAATCTTGGCGGCATCATTGGTGCCATCTGTGGTGCTATTATCGGTGCGCCATTCTTTCTTGGGTTAGGTGCCTTGCTTGGTGCACTTGGTGGCGCGTATGCAGGTTGCCTTATCTTCGAGATAGCACACGGACGTGAGTTACATGGTGCTATGGTTGCGGCTAAAGGCGCGTTTTATGGCAAATTTCTTGGTATGAGCATCAAGTTTGGCGTGGGCGTATTTGTCGTTGTCTATGGTGCAAAGCACATTTGGACCTAGCTAGCTTTATTCTTAAAAGATACAAAACAGGCTGTGGAAATTTCACAGCCTGTTTTTTTATGCCTTCTACCGCGAGGTTACTTTGTTTTTTAGAGTCTAGGAGCTTACTTTCATCAAGGATTGCGGAAAGGTAATTTCCTTGTGGCTGCCAGCGAATAAACTACGAGCTGTTCTCGCTGACGCCGGAGGCAGAAAAAAAGAAAAGCACCCCTGCGTGTGTTAGGGGTGCTTATTATGCTGGGCTGGAATAGAGCCGGAACACAGGTGCATATCAGTGAAGAGACCGAGTTTATGGCACCTGTGGAACGTTCGGCTGGGGGCAAAGCCCAGCGTGGAAATCTGCTTGTGTTACATTATCAGGGTTGCTGCGGTAATTTGCAGTGCAACTACTGAGGATGCAAAGGCGATTGTTTCGATGATGTTTCGTTTGTTCATACTTTTCACCTCGCTAGTCGTTGGTAAGAGGAGGGAACAGGTACTGTATTACCTGTTCCCTTTTTTTATGGGCGTTGTTGGTTCTCATCATGCTGCGAGGGGGTGTCCGTATGAGGTGCATGGGGGGCATTTTTAAGTATCCGGGACTTGTTAAAGAACTTACGGATAGCTTGTGCGTGATGATGAGAGCTAATACTTAAGGACTTTTTCATAGGAAACCCCTTTGGATTATGCGTTTAATTTAGCAACAAGGTCTTGCGCCCATGCGTCAATGTCTGCTTGCTCGGCTTTAGGATCACCATCAATTTTGAGTGAGTCCGTGAAGATTGATGCACCTGCGTTTTTGCATGATTCTTCAATGGCATCTACAGCGCCGCAGTAGTATTCGTAGCTGCTGTCTCCGCAGCCGAAGCAAGCGATTTTTTTTCTTGAAAGATCAACATGTTCAATTTCTTCAAATACAGGGATGAAGTCATCCTGTAGTTCAATTTCGTCATCGCCCCAGGTGGAGCATCCAAGGCAGCAAAGATCATACGTTTTAGTAAGGTCAGTAACGTTGATGTCTGCAACATCTTTGATAGTAACTTGGTGACCGCTTTGTTCCAGTGTGCGCTGAATGCTTTCTGCAACGTATGCGGTGTTGCCTGTCGTGGAACCGTACGTAATGAATACTGATGCCATAATACTATCTCCTGTTTGGCTATGCTGTTGCACGTAACATGCAACAGCTATCTACAGTAGACAGAGTATGTTTCCCATGTCTGGAGGCCATACAGACCGGACCGCCGTTGGGGAGACGGTCCGGTAGGCTGCGAAGGAGTAATGATGGTGTGTAATTTCATGTTTTTTTAGCCAACTATGTTCGGGTTGAGTTTTTTATATTGAAATTGAAAGTCTTTTTCAATTAAAAAATACAGAAAATCACAAGTTTTGTTGTAACGTGCTGATTACTTGTTAGGAATTGAATTCTTCCACAGATCCCATGAGGGCCAGTTTGGAGGACACGTGGCAGCAAAGGTACCAAGTTCGATTTGGTAGTGGTGGAGGTACATGATCTGGGTTGGATGTGTTTCTGCAACGCCATAAAGCGGGTCACCGACAATAGGGAAGCCTTGCGACGCAATGTGGGCACGGATTTGATGGCGTGCACCTTTACTTATGGCCGCCATGAGGAGGGTTGCGGAGCTGGAAGGATCGCCAGGTACTGTGGTTTCCAGAAGTGGGAGGAATGTTGTGTGGCGTAGGGGATCAGGGTCTGCTTCTGGAAGTACTTTGGTTACCTTGCGTTTAGCCATATCAAGTTTGTTAGTGACTTGAAGTGGCGCAGGCACGGAACCATGGACAAGAAGAAGGTAGATTTTTTCTACAGCTCCTGCGTTTTCAATTTCTCTGAACAGGGCTGCGGCTTCTTCTGACTTTGCAGCCATAACCATGCCGGATGTCAGGTGGTCAAGTCTGTTTACTAGAATAGGCAGCGGCACATCTGCAAACAGCTTGGGTAGTTCAGTTTCAAGGCTAGATGTATCTTTTCCGGCTATAGTAGCGGTGTGCAGTCCGCCCGGTTTGTAGATTGCAGCAAAGAGGGCATCTTCGTGCACTATATATAGTTCTTTCTTCAGTTCAGAAGAGCTGTCCTGAATAGTATCTTTTGCATTCTCTTCATATTTTTCAGCTGTCTCTTGAGGAGCTGTTTTTTCTACAAGAAGAATTTGATCACCAGTAGATACCGTATGGCCTTTTGAGCGGGGAATGCCGTTAACCAGGACTGTATGAGTGTCAAAAATCCTTCTGCGTGTACGTATGCCAGCATCAGGAAGGAATAGAGAGAGTGCGCCGTCAAGGCGGGTGTTATTCATGTGTTCCGGAACAGTAGCTGTTGAGAGATTTGGTATCATGTGGCCTGGAGTGGAAAAAGTTATTTTGAAGCAGCCTGTAAAGGAAAGCTGACTGTAAATTGTGTGCCCTTACCTAATGTGCTCGCTACATCTACAACACAATTATGGGCGCTAGCAATACGCTTTACGATGTGTAATCCCAGACCATGACTGGATTCATCTCCGGTTGGAGTAGCTGTTCCCTTAGAGAAGGGGGTAAATAGTTGCTCAAGCTCGTTTTTAGCGATTCCCGGACCTTCGTCTTTTACAATAAGTTGGATTGCTAGGTCATCTTGTTTTGTGTTGATGTGGATAGTGGTTTCCGGCTCAGAAAACTTGATGGCATTAGAGAGAAGGTTGTCGATAAGTTGTGCAATTCGTTTTGGGTCTCCCTGAATGGTATCCAGTGGCTCCAGTTTTTGGTGGAGTGATAGAGATTTTCTTGCTGCAGAGAGTTCGGCAAGGGCGACTTGCTGGGATACTATCTCATTAAGATCTATAAGTTCTTTTTCAATGGACATATGGCCACTTTCAATAGTTGAAACGTCTAGAATGTCTGTAACGAGTGTGAGCATGTCACTACTTGCTGAGGAAATTGCAAGTGCGATTTCTTTTTGCTCTGGCGTAAGGCTGCCTGCATAGCCTTCTTCGAGAATGGATGCCAGTCCTTGAATGCTGGTGATTGGTGTTACGAGGTCATGAGCAGCCATTCCAAGCATCTTATTTTTCAAAACATTAAGTTGATCAAGATGGTGAAGCAGTTCTGTCATTTTTAAGTTTTGAATCATTCGGCAGTACAGTTCTTCTCGTTTGAATGGCTTGTTGAGAAAGTCACTGGCGCCACTTTTAAGAAACATGGCTGAAATATGCATGTCTGAGTTACCGGAAATACCGATAATTGATGTGTGTTCTGGCGGATGCTGCTTACGGATGAGTCGTGTGAGTTCAACTCCAGGCATGTCGTCAAGGTAGGCATCGATAAGTATCAAAGGAAAATTCTGCTTTTCCAGAAGGCGCAGAGCTTCTTTGCCGGATCGTGCTATTTGGGGGTTCAGCATATAGTTGGAGACAACATATGAGAGGAAATGTCGTATCGATGCTGAACTGTTGACGATGAGGACGTAAGTATTCTTGTTTTGATGAAGGCGTTGCACTACTTCGATAACGTTGGAAACAAGGTCGCTGTTTTTGAGTACGGCATCAATGATTGTAGGGGACATGGCGCAAGAAGTGCATGCTTCGGTATAGTCGTCACTAAGAAGCAGAGTGGGGATGCTTTGTTCTGCTGTTACGTAGAACAAACTTTCTGAAAGATCTGTCAGCGCTGTATCAAGAATTGCCAAGGCCAGTTGGTCGCTGTTTTGCGAGGCAAGGCTGAATGCTTCTGAAGAGGTTACGCCAATGAGGCATGGAGTGCCACATGATGACTCTATCCCTTCTTTAAGCTGGGATGCTATTTTTGAATCAGCTACAGCAATGAGTATATATTGCGTTTGTCCTGTATTCATAGCAGTTGGCTCTCGCGTTATAAGATACTCGTGATAGAAAAACTGTGGGTCAACGGGCAGTCAGGGAGCACTTCCTTAAAGAGGCGCTCAACGTCATGTTGTTTCGGACTGCGCAACATATCATCAATATATGTAATGCGTGGTAGGTTTTCAAAGAATGCTTTCACAATGCGAGGATCAAAATGCTTTCCGGAGCTTTGCTGGATAATGGTTGTAGTTTTTTCCAAAGAGTATGGCTTCTTATAAGGCCGTTCGGAGCGAAGAGCGTCATAAACGTCAACTAGTCCCACTATACGGCCTTCTATCGGAGTTCTCGAACCCTTAAGTCCGTTTGGATAACCTGTTCCATCCCAGCGCTCGTGGTGGTTTAGGGCAATAACCTGTCCCGTTTCAAGAAGACTGGATTTGGAGTTTGACAATATTTTTGCACCAACTGTTGTATGGGTCTTTATTATTTCAAATTCTTCTGCTGTCAGTGGTCCCGGTTTTAGAAGGATTGAATCAGGAATGCTTATTTTCCCGACATCATGCATGGCGGCAGAGTTGTATATGCGAAGTACCTTTTCATTCGACAGGCCAAGTGCATGGGCAAGGACTGCGCTAAAAAAACAAATACGCAGGACGTGGTCGCCAGTGGCTTCATCTTTATATTCCACAGCCTGTGCCAGCCTGTTTACGGTATCAACATAAGCCATCTCCAACTCAAGGTGTGAATTTTTTAGCATGGTTATGGTTTTATGGAGGTCTTCAGCATACTTGAAAAGCTGAGCGTGGGCTTCTTTGAGTTCAAGCTGGCAGGTTTTGTCGTTAGGCATAGCGTGTATCCTTCAAAGAAAATTTGCAGCAATACATGATTGCAGGGAGGCTTTGCATGAATGCAAGCCCTCTTGTAATCATATGCGTCTTGTTCGGATATGTACTATGAGAATAGAATGTATAGCGTGTATTTTACTGCACTGAGACTCAGGAAGGGAATAGTACTCAGCTGTTATGGTATTACTTATTGCGCGCAAATTGCTGAACGTTCTTTAATAGGTCTATAGGACTGAACGGCTTTGTGAGGTAGGCAGAAGCGCCGCTATCCAGACACTCTTTGGCTGCACCTTTTAATGCTGTGAGCATAATGATTGGGATATTGGCTGTTTGAGGGTCTGCTGTCAGCATGCTGGTTGCAGTGATGCCGTTATATTTACCAGGCATGTCGATATCCATGATGATAAGATGGGGGGCAAGTGTTTTGGCGAGGCTGACTGCCTCCTGAGCGTTTTTGCACTCAGCTACATTAAATCCGTCACTTGTAAGTGTAATGCGTACAAGTGTCCGTATTTCAGGGCGATCATCAGCAATAAGAATTGTTCTTTGCTTTTCCATAACTAGCCTTGATAAGTGGTGTCAGCGTGCCCATAAAAAGCAACTGCCAGACGATTGTATCAAATCGTCTGGCAGTGAACATGAAAAATATGTTGGTTACTCGTCGGTGAAAGGGTGATCCATTTCGAGCTGAACAGGGCTGAGTTCGTAACCAAGCTCTTTTGCCATAAATTCAAGGGCAGTAATGTCTTTGGTGGCACGCATGATGTCGAGTAGAGTATCCGCGCCAAGTTTTGCACTCTGGTCATACGGATTTAATTCACGCATCATAGTTGGGTAAGGTTTTCCGATTTGCTCTGCTACCCATTTTGACTGCCGTGCGCCTAGAACCATGTTTTGTGTCACGCGAGTTACAGTTTCTCTCATAAAAGCCATCCTTACTATCAAGGTTAGACGAATTACCATATATCCACAGTCGTTGTGAGGTCCTGTGGATACTCTCCTACTCTGATATAAAATAGACCATATAGTTCGTCGTGCGTGAATTAGGCTGATGCTGTATTTTTGTATTGGGATTGTCCGTATTTTTATGGTAGGGTATAGTCTGATTACTACTCCTATAAGGGTAGGAAAAGAGCATACTTAGCGTGTTAACTAGATAAACACATTGGCTATTTGTGTGGTTATATTGGGGGTAAATCTAACAGGCAGGCATTTTAATGGAAGATTTGTATCGTGTTGTTTTAGCTGAAGATCATGTTTTATTGCGTGAGGGGCTGAAATCATTATTACAAACTTTTGAAAACTTCGAAGTGGTGGGCGAAGCTGGCGACGGGTATCAGGCTGTAGAGTTGTGCGAAACCCGGAGCGTTGACTTGGTGTTGATGGACTTATCAATGCCAAAGCTTGATGGCTTGAAGGCGACGAAAATAATTAAACGTAGTTTTCCTGACATTAAAGTCCTCGTTATCACTCAGTATGATGCCAACGACTATGTTCATTCTGCATTATCTGCCGGAGCAGACGGCTACATTCTCAAAGATGCTACCAGTGAAGAATTTCTACTTGCAGTGACCAGCGTACTGGG
Proteins encoded in this region:
- a CDS encoding flavodoxin, yielding MASVFITYGSTTGNTAYVAESIQRTLEQSGHQVTIKDVADINVTDLTKTYDLCCLGCSTWGDDEIELQDDFIPVFEEIEHVDLSRKKIACFGCGDSSYEYYCGAVDAIEESCKNAGASIFTDSLKIDGDPKAEQADIDAWAQDLVAKLNA
- a CDS encoding HD-GYP domain-containing protein produces the protein MPNDKTCQLELKEAHAQLFKYAEDLHKTITMLKNSHLELEMAYVDTVNRLAQAVEYKDEATGDHVLRICFFSAVLAHALGLSNEKVLRIYNSAAMHDVGKISIPDSILLKPGPLTAEEFEIIKTHTTVGAKILSNSKSSLLETGQVIALNHHERWDGTGYPNGLKGSRTPIEGRIVGLVDVYDALRSERPYKKPYSLEKTTTIIQQSSGKHFDPRIVKAFFENLPRITYIDDMLRSPKQHDVERLFKEVLPDCPLTHSFSITSIL
- a CDS encoding response regulator yields the protein MEKQRTILIADDRPEIRTLVRITLTSDGFNVAECKNAQEAVSLAKTLAPHLIIMDIDMPGKYNGITATSMLTADPQTANIPIIMLTALKGAAKECLDSGASAYLTKPFSPIDLLKNVQQFARNK
- a CDS encoding DUF1786 domain-containing protein, which codes for MKSTLFLDIGSGTQDVLYYRDDVELENCSKFVLPSPAKMIAKRIMELTEAKRDIYMFGSNMGGGFFGAMKKHLDAGLHVAIHPDAAYALNDDPKRVAALGITICEDCPSGFVPIELCDYNAGWWSAYLGMAGLPNPDEVIVAAQDHGVHKEESNRIGRFRMWQELLSRHEGDPYSLLYKKPADSLTRLATIQKATGGGCVADSASAAVLGALYVPEVAQRSWRTGVTIVNVGNSHISAFLVYQEKIRGVYEHHTGMLTQEELLHDLKEFRRGWLTDDMVRDAGGHGCMYLELPAEAEGFFPTYLLGPKRSILEGQGVLIAPGGDMMLAGCFGLLKASQNIE
- a CDS encoding phenylacetate--CoA ligase family protein, with protein sequence MIYFDPAEGWSREEIEQAQVARLRTTVAQAAKAPIYRERFDEMGITPDSIQSVEDVRKLPVTTKDDLRAQYPDKMNTVPRKDIVRMHASSGTTGSPTVIHYTQSDLDSWSDLVARCLHMVGVRPEHVFQNMTGYGLFTGGLGLHYGAERLGCLTMPSGPGNTKRQFMLMKDFNTYAAHIIPSYALYLGAALRDMGMSPEDLPLGIIITGAEPHTEEARQRIEELLGAKAYNSYGLSEMNGPGVAFECTEQYGMHIWEDAFLPEIVNPETLEPVAEGEVGELIMTTLCRTGMPIIRYRTRDLTRFITDECPCGRLHRRIDRILGRADDMLIIKGVNIYPMQIERVLMEFDEVGENYVIELERENFIDQLRVKVEIKDEHFVEDMRVLQGLQRKIASRLCSEILITPRVEIVQHNSLPKAEGKAQRVVDKRE
- a CDS encoding DUF456 domain-containing protein — encoded protein: METVLAVVFTALMVMFLGLHFLSMPANFLIMGMLVLWKFMYPAQSADMNTMFFVLTGGLVLLGEALEFISQLMGAKKYGGTKKGNLGGIIGAICGAIIGAPFFLGLGALLGALGGAYAGCLIFEIAHGRELHGAMVAAKGAFYGKFLGMSIKFGVGVFVVVYGAKHIWT
- a CDS encoding hybrid sensor histidine kinase/response regulator — protein: MNTGQTQYILIAVADSKIASQLKEGIESSCGTPCLIGVTSSEAFSLASQNSDQLALAILDTALTDLSESLFYVTAEQSIPTLLLSDDYTEACTSCAMSPTIIDAVLKNSDLVSNVIEVVQRLHQNKNTYVLIVNSSASIRHFLSYVVSNYMLNPQIARSGKEALRLLEKQNFPLILIDAYLDDMPGVELTRLIRKQHPPEHTSIIGISGNSDMHISAMFLKSGASDFLNKPFKREELYCRMIQNLKMTELLHHLDQLNVLKNKMLGMAAHDLVTPITSIQGLASILEEGYAGSLTPEQKEIALAISSASSDMLTLVTDILDVSTIESGHMSIEKELIDLNEIVSQQVALAELSAARKSLSLHQKLEPLDTIQGDPKRIAQLIDNLLSNAIKFSEPETTIHINTKQDDLAIQLIVKDEGPGIAKNELEQLFTPFSKGTATPTGDESSHGLGLHIVKRIASAHNCVVDVASTLGKGTQFTVSFPLQAASK
- a CDS encoding RidA family protein; the protein is MSDIKRMEIGTRMSKIVINNGVVYLAGQVADNADEGIKEQTQNMLAKVEALLAEAGSDIEHILSATLYIRDMKDFAQMNEVWDAWVPEGHAPARACVEARLARPELLVEVSIVAAQK
- a CDS encoding RNA recognition motif domain-containing protein, which produces MNKNIYVGNLSWGCTDQDLRNLFAEFGEVASARVIEDRETDRSRGFGFVEMDADGATQAIEALNGTSFQGRDLRVNEAQPRERRPRY
- a CDS encoding pseudouridine synthase family protein; the encoded protein is MIPNLSTATVPEHMNNTRLDGALSLFLPDAGIRTRRRIFDTHTVLVNGIPRSKGHTVSTGDQILLVEKTAPQETAEKYEENAKDTIQDSSSELKKELYIVHEDALFAAIYKPGGLHTATIAGKDTSSLETELPKLFADVPLPILVNRLDHLTSGMVMAAKSEEAAALFREIENAGAVEKIYLLLVHGSVPAPLQVTNKLDMAKRKVTKVLPEADPDPLRHTTFLPLLETTVPGDPSSSATLLMAAISKGARHQIRAHIASQGFPIVGDPLYGVAETHPTQIMYLHHYQIELGTFAATCPPNWPSWDLWKNSIPNK
- a CDS encoding phage regulatory CII family protein, whose translation is MRETVTRVTQNMVLGARQSKWVAEQIGKPYPTMMRELNPYDQSAKLGADTLLDIMRATKDITALEFMAKELGYELSPVQLEMDHPFTDE
- a CDS encoding response regulator, yielding MEDLYRVVLAEDHVLLREGLKSLLQTFENFEVVGEAGDGYQAVELCETRSVDLVLMDLSMPKLDGLKATKIIKRSFPDIKVLVITQYDANDYVHSALSAGADGYILKDATSEEFLLAVTSVLGGKTYISPSVANNVIRGYLNGGVASGTASPLAELTPREEEIFQLVAEGYKSREIADMLVVSIKTVEKHRSNLMHKLCVHSAAELREFAAQQGIIFKKPELTA